In Ipomoea triloba cultivar NCNSP0323 chromosome 7, ASM357664v1, a single genomic region encodes these proteins:
- the LOC116025781 gene encoding pyruvate dehydrogenase E1 component subunit alpha, mitochondrial-like, which produces MALSAQRTSNLLKPLSAAASYIRHLSTDSAAAITVETSLPFSSHNIDPPSRTVETSAKELMTFFRDMALMRRMEIASDSLYKAKLIRGFCHLYDGQEAVAVGMEAAITRKDCIITAYRDHCIYLARGGTLLETFTELMGRKDGCSKGKGGSMHFYKKENGFFGGHGIVGAQVPLGIGLAFALKYSKEEHVSFSMYGDGAANQGQLFEALNIAALWDLPAILVCENNHYGMGTAEWRAAKSPAYYKRGDYVPGLKVDGMDVLAVKQACKYAKEHALKNGPLILEMDTYRYHGHSMSDPGSTYRTRDEISGVRQERDPIERVRKLILAHDIATEKELKDIEKEIRKEVDDTIAIAKECQMPDPSELFSNVYAKGLGTEAFGADRKELKATLP; this is translated from the exons ATGGCACTATCCGCACAGCGCACTAGTAATCTCCTGAAGCCGCTATCGGCGGCGGCGTCGTACATCCGCCACCTGTCTACGGATTCCGCCGCCGCCATCACCGTGGAGACCAGCCTCCCTTTCAGCAGTCACAACATCGATCCTCCGTCTCGCACCGTAGAGACGTCGGCGAAGGAGCTGATGACCTTCTTCCGCGATATGGCTCTGATGCGCCGGATGGAGATCGCCTCCGATTCGCTCTACAAGGCGAAGCTCATTCGCGGATTTTGCCATCTCTACGACGGCCAGGAAGCCGTCGCGGTAGGTATGGAGGCCGCGATTACCAGAAAGGATTGCATTATTACCGCTTACAGGGACCACTGCATCTACCTCGCCCGCGGCGGAACGCTACTGGAAACGTTTACGGAGCTTATGGGGAGAAAGGATGGGTGCTCGAAAGGGAAAGGAGGCTCCATGCACTTCTACAAGAAGGAGAATGGATTTTTCGGCGGCCACGGGATCGTAGGGGCTCAGGTTCCGCTAGGTATTGGATTGGCGTTTGCTCTGAAGTACTCAAAGGAAGAACATGTCTCTTTCTCCATGTACGGAGATGGTGCTGCGAACCAGGGGCAACTGTTTGAGGCTTTGAACATCGCGGCCCTCTGGGATCTGCCTGCTATTCTGGTTTGCGAGAACAATCACT ATGGCATGGGGACAGCAGAGTGGAGGGCAGCAAAAAGTCCTGCCTATTATAAGAGAGGGGATTATGTCCCTGGTCTGAAG GTGGATGGTATGGATGTCCTTGCTGTGAAACAAGCATGCAAATACGCCAAGGAGCATGCTCTAAAGAATGGACCTCTT ATTCTTGAAATGGACACCTATAGGTATCATGGGCACTCCATGTCTGATCCTGGAAGCACATATCGCACACGTGACGAGATCTCTGGAGTGAGACAG GAGCGTGATCCAATTGAAAGAGTCAGAAAACTCATACTAGCTCATGATATTGCCACTGAAAAGGAGCTAAAG GATATTGAGAAGGAAATCAGAAAAGAAGTAGATGATACCATAGCTATAGCAAAG GAGTGCCAAATGCCAGATCCTTCTGAACTCTTTTCCAATGTTTATGCCAAAGGGTTAGGAACTGAG GCTTTTGGAGCAGACAGGAAGGAACTGAAAGCAACACTCCCTTGA
- the LOC116024808 gene encoding probable galacturonosyltransferase-like 9, which produces MMSSGFHSIRAVFLILIVASLVPLDCIGIRSFPDKTGFGFSEAPEYRNGADCPAKKQEEERDSETASSCDPFLVHIAMTLDSEYLRGSMAAVHSVLRHASCPEQVFLHFIAAEFDAVTPRALTRHVRSVFPSLNFKVYIFREDRVLNLISSSIRRALENPLNYARNYLGDMLDACVTRVVYLDSDVILVDDILKLWNVPLSDSKVIGAPEYCHANFTKYFTDSFWSDPIFPRVFDSRSPCYFNTGVMVMDLRRWRAGNFRRKLEKWMELQRKRRIYELGSLPPFLLVFGGLIEPINHRWNQHGLGGDNELGSCRALHPGPVSLLHWSGKGKPWVRLDEKKPCPLDHLWEPYDLYNQRSAKSQHALSDSTSKLELSNYFI; this is translated from the coding sequence ATGATGAGTTCTGGGTTTCACTCAATCAGGGCGGTTTTCTTGATCTTGATCGTCGCGTCGTTAGTGCCGTTGGATTGCATCGGGATTCGGAGCTTCCCGGACAAAACCGGGTTCGGGTTTTCGGAGGCTCCGGAGTACCGAAACGGGGCGGATTGTCCGGCGAAGAAGCAGGAGGAGGAAAGGGACAGCGAAACGGCGTCGTCCTGTGACCCGTTTCTGGTCCACATTGCGATGACGCTCGACTCCGAGTACCTCCGCGGCTCCATGGCGGCGGTTCACTCCGTCCTCCGCCACGCGTCGTGCCCGGAGCAGGTGTTCCTCCACTTCATCGCCGCCGAGTTCGACGCCGTTACCCCACGCGCCCTCACGCGCCACGTCCGATCCGTTTTCCCGTCGCTAAACTTCAAGGTCTACATTTTCCGGGAAGACAGGGTCCTAAACCTAATTTCCTCTTCGATCCGGAGAGCTCTCGAGAATCCGTTGAACTACGCGCGGAACTATCTCGGCGACATGCTCGACGCGTGCGTGACACGCGTCGTCTACCTCGACTCCGACGTGATCCTCGTCGACGACATTCTCAAGCTCTGGAACGTTCCTCTCTCCGATTCGAAAGTCATCGGAGCGCCGGAGTATTGTCACGCCAATTTCACAAAATACTTCACCGATTCCTTCTGGTCCGACCCGATTTTCCCGCGAGTATTCGACTCGCGATCGCCCTGCTACTTCAACACCGGCGTGATGGTGATGGATCTCCGGCGATGGCGCGCCGGGAATTTCCGCCggaaactggagaaatggatgGAGCTTCAGAGGAAGAGAAGGATTTACGAGCTGGGATCTCTGCCGCCATTTTTGCTGGTGTTTGGTGGGCTTATCGAGCCCATTAATCACCGCTGGAACCAACATGGGCTGGGCGGGGACAACGAATTGGGCTCTTGTCGGGCCCTGCATCCAGGCCCAGTAAGCCTGCTTCATTGGAGTGGGAAAGGGAAGCCATGGGTGAGGCTTGATGAGAAGAAACCCTGTCCGTTGGATCATCTTTGGGAGCCCTATGATCTGTACAACCAAAGAAGCGCAAAGTCCCAACATGCATTAAGTGATAGTACCAGCAAGTTAGAGTTGTCCAAttatttcatttga
- the LOC116025080 gene encoding formin-like protein 4, whose amino-acid sequence MAATFWSAAINVCSLPFILIFIASPLSLSQSIPPQNIQTFYPFFLPPLHAPRIPIRRRVNPPPPPPDPETLLPPPPPLLLPLPPSTPSRKAVGTAIGVTAASTVVVSALFFFFVLWYLRSRRQKDGGATVSAAAVAAADGGGNENKPAGANKDEFLRFEGNLKAVIVDEDGLDVLYWRKMEGGEGKESFDRQLFSNIESDRKDEEKRMIAARGGGRKKPRPPVQEIPLLRGKSSTSQHPVWAEAENQEPASPPAPAPLSVQAIPETPSPPPSPLKPDTLASSSSSGHGVSGNEEEEKLNPLNLDNVDHSSMDWNKIQDGSSKFDGDLMEALFGTVATNRKSPRTDTTPASTPREIAGPPSQIFILEIQKSQEFASLIKSLNATRKEITNALDNGVGLDTKTLEKLIKLALTKSEQSDILGFQGPPTRLADAESFLFFILKQFPSAFHRFNAMFLRSRFGSEITLLKADFQTLESACNELRNSRLFVKLLEAILKAWNRMNVGSSERGNGHGFKLSALRKLSGVKSGDGTITVLQFVVQEVIRAEGKRCVCSRDRRIISNVAGSGDDDREKEYMTLGLPIVGGLSSEFAGVKKAAGIDYDSLSAAQSALSSKAAEIGNLAAQCGDDGGGGFAAEMRRFLGAAEEEMEAVRDEKARVMEMVKKTTEYFQRGSSNDRTWAPLQVFVVVKDFLGMIDEACVEIARNLQKKRPAGSSLPSRTVRFPKLPADFLSE is encoded by the exons ATGGCGGCCACATTTTGGTCAGCCGCCATTAACGTTTGCTCTCTCCCCTTCATTCTCATATTTATTGCCTCTCCATTATCTCTTTCTCAATCCATTCCccctcaaaacatccaaacttTCTACCCTTTTTTCTTGCCCCCTCTCCACGCGCCGCGCATTCCCATCAGGCGGCGCGTTAatcctcctcctccgccgccggaCCCCGAGACGTTActgccaccgccgccgccgttgTTGCTGCCGCTGCCGCCGTCGACGCCCTCGAGAAAGGCGGTCGGGACTGCCATTGGAGTGACCGCGGCGAGTACGGTGGTCGTGTCGGCCctgtttttcttctttgttcttTGGTACTTGAGGAGTAGGAGGCAGAAAGACGGCGGCGCCACCGTTTCCGCGGCGGCCGTCGCCGCCGCAGACGGCGGCGGAAATGAAAATAAGCCCGCCGGAGCTAATAAAGACGAATTTTTGAGGTTTGAAGGGAATCTTAAGGCGGTGATTGTGGATGAAGACGGATTGGATGTGCTGTACTGGAGAAAAATGGAAGGCGGCGAAGGGAAAGAGAGTTTCGACCGGCAACTTTTTAGCAATATAGAGAGTGATCGGAAAGATGAGGAGAAAAGGATGATTGCTGCCAGAGGCGGTGGCCGGAAAAAGCCCCGACCGCCGGTTCAAGAAATCCCTTTGCTTAGAGGCAAGTCTTCAACCTCTCAGCACCCGGTTTGGGCAGAAGCAGAAAATCAAGAACCGGCTTctccgccggcgccggcgccgctgTCTGTTCAAGCAATTCCAGAGACTCCATCTCCGCCGCCTTCTCCGCTTAAACCAGATACCTTAGCGTCATCGTCATCATCAGGACATGGCGTTTcaggaaatgaagaagaagagaaactgAATCCTTTGAATTTGGATAATGTGGATCATTCTTCCATGGACTGGAACAAAATTCAAGATGGCTCCTCCAA GTTTGATGGAGATCTTATGGAAGCACTGTTTGGAACCGTTGCAACCAACAGAAAATCTCCTCGTACAGACACCACTCCAGCAAGCACACCAAGAGAAATCGCAGGCCCACCCTCCCAAATCTTCATCCTGgaaatccaaaaatcccaagaATTCGCATCTCTGATCAAATCTCTCAACGCCACAAGAAAAGAAATCACGAATGCACTCGACAATGGAGTCGGCCTGGACACAAAAACCCTAGAAAAGCTTATCAAATTAGCCCTAACCAAATCAGAACAATCAGACATCCTAGGGTTCCAAGGCCCCCCGACACGATTAGCCGATGCAGAATCCTTCCTGTTCTTCATCCTCAAACAATTCCCCTCCGCCTTCCATCGCTTCAACGCGATGTTTCTCAGATCGAGATTTGGCTCGGAGATCACCCTCCTGAAAGCGGATTTTCAAACGCTTGAATCCGCCTGCAATGAGCTGAGAAATAGCAGGCTCTTTGTTAAGCTTCTGGAGGCCATTTTGAAAGCTTGGAATCGGATGAATGTGGGCAGTTCTGAAAGAGGAAATGGCCATGGCTTCAAGCTTTCTGCTCTCAGAAAACTCTCCGGCGTGAAGAGCGGTGATGGAACGATCACAGTTCTTCAATTTGTCGTTCAAGAAGTGATCAGAGCAGAGGGGAAACGCTGCGTTTGTAGCCGCGATCGCAG GATAATCAGCAATGTTGCCGGCAGCGGCGATGATGACAGAGAGAAGGAATACATGACACTCGGCTTACCGATCGTCGGCGGCCTGAGCTCGGAGTTCGCCGGCGTGAAGAAAGCCGCGGGAATAGACTACGATTCGCTCTCCGCCGCGCAATCGGCGCTGTCATCTAAAGCGGCTGAGATCGGAAACCTTGCGGCGCAGTGCGGCGATGACGGCGGCGGAGGATTCGCGGCGGAGATGCGGCGGTTTCTGGGCGCGGCGGAGGAAGAAATGGAAGCGGTAAGGGACGAGAAAGCGCGAGTGATGGAGATGGTGAAGAAGACGACGGAATATTTCCAACGAGGATCTTCAAACGACAGGACATGGGCGCCATTGCAAGTGTTTGTCGTAGTAAAAGATTTCCTGGGAATGATCGATGAAGCTTGCGTTGAAATCGCGAGAAATCTGCAGAAAAAGAGACCGGCAGGATCATCGTTACCTAGTAGAACTGTGAGGTTCCCGAAATTACCGGCTGATTTCTTGTCGGAATAG
- the LOC116026316 gene encoding two-component response regulator ARR3-like, translating into MARNGVFSRRRTAAEMEDSDEVVLSEESHDVHVLAVDDSLVDRKVIEKLLKITACKVTTVDSGRRALQILGLDEEKTSVQFDGLKVDLIITDYCMPGMTGYELLKKIKGSSFREIPVVIMSSENVLARIDRCLEEGAEDFLLKPVKLSDVKRLKSYMFGDDRFHGEDGGTNKPSESPEISDDTSSSSAPSLSLSPSPTTSMDLSSCLSLSPSPTSIDLSATPSPPSTSSPSSPKTFSSSSSPSTNSSSPPSPVAPASPTRILKRRDGD; encoded by the exons ATGGCGAGGAACGGAGTGTTTTCGCGGCGGCGGACGGCGGCGGAGATGGAGGATTCCGACGAGGTGGTGCTGTCGGAGGAATCTCACGATGTTCATGTTCTCGCCGTCGACGACAGCCTCGTCGATCGGAAAGTCATTGAAAAGTTGCTGAAAATTACGGCCTGCAAAG TGACGACGGTGGATAGTGGGAGGAGAGCTCTGCAAATTCTGGGACTGGACGAGGAGAAAACCTCTGTCCAATTCGat GGTTTGAAGGTGGATCTGATAATCACAGATTATTGTATGCCTGGGATGACTGGCTATGAATTGCTCAAAAAGATTAAG GGTTCATCTTTTAGGGAAATACCAGTGGTGATCATGTCGTCCGAGAATGTTTTGGCACGAATAGACAG ATGTTTGGAAGAAGGCGCCGAAGATTTTCTCTTAAAGCCGGTGAAATTGTCGGACGTTAAACGCTTGAAGAGCTACATGTTTGGCGACGACCGGTTTCACGGCGAAGACGGCGGGACAAACAAGCCGTCGGAATCGCCAGAAATATCCGACGACACATCGTCATCATCAGCGCCATCTCTCTCGCTCTCGCCATCACCAACGACGTCAATGGATCTGTCTTCATGTCTCTCGCTCTCGCCATCCCCAACATCAATTGATCTCTCGGCAACTCCCTCGCCGCCTTCCACCTCATCTCCATCGTCGCCCAAGACATTCTCCTCGTCGTCATCGCCTTCAACCAACTCGTCCTCGCCTCCCTCCCCGGTGGCGCCAGCTTCCCCGACGAGAATACTTAAACGACGCGATGGCGATTAA